The Terriglobales bacterium nucleotide sequence CGTCGGCAGCGACAATCTTGCTGAAGGCGATAAGCGGAGTGCCAATCAGATCGAGGCCGCGCACGAGCTCCTCGCGGCCGTCGGGATAGACGCGGTAGACGACGGTGGGCATCACGCTGAATGAGTTCGGCACAGCGCGTGAGGTGTAGGTAAAGCCGCCCTTGATATCGTCGAAGAACAGACCGTAAGGCTTCTTGGCTTTCTTAACGCGCTCAATGAGCATGTTCTTCAGTTCGGCGCGCGAGACCGTCTTCGAAGCTTCAACGATGAGGTTGGATTGTCGCGCGGCCACGGGGTAGCCCTGCTGACGACGTCCGTGACCATTCGATTCAGAGAAGCCCTCGATGGGCGAGCGCGACATAAGGAAGGTCTTAAAGATGCCTTTGTCCACGACCGCGACGCGGCGTGCTTTCACGCCTTCGTCGTCGTAGCTGTAAGAGCCGACCAGGTCGGTTTTGCCGAACCGATGGACGGTCGGATCGGAGTAGACGGAGAGGAACGTGGGCAGCACCTGCTGGTTGACCTTCTTTTTGAAGGTTTGGGCGTCGTCTTCATCCTTAAGGCGGGCGCCCTCGATGCGGTGGCCGAAGATTTCGTGGAAGAAGACGGCGCTGGCACGGCTGGAAAGGATCGCTGGGCCAGTGTAAGCCTCAGCCACCGGGGCTTTCTTCAGCCCGAGCAGCATGTCGACCATTTCGTTCACGGTGCGGAGCACGGCATCATCGCTGGGCAGACCTTCGGGAGTGAAGGACATGAAGGTGCGCATCAGCGGCAGGTTCTCGCCGTCCTCGGCCTTGATGGAAGCCGAGATGGACAACTTGTAAAGAGTCATCGACGTGCGGATCTCGGCGCCATCGGTATTGATGTAGCGGCGCGTAGTCGTCTCCGCGCTAGCGGTCACATCGGCGTCCTCAACATCGGGATACTTGCGGAACGCGCGGCCGTACTGGCGTGCCTTTTCTTCCCACACGGCGCGGTCGAAGATGATTGTTACGACATTTTCCGAGTAGTTCTGGGCCGGCGCCGGAGAGAAGTCCGGGGACTTGTCTTCGTCCGGTACCTTCATCTCTCGGCTGGTTTTCACGGCTTCGAAGCGCTGTACTGCATCTTTGTACTGACGGTCCGTCTCGAGCCAAAGAGCGACTCGGAGGGCGTCCGCGCCATCTTCGATCGGGAGCTGTGTGCGGACCTGGCCGAAGCGGACAGCCGCAAAGTTCCACGGGCCACCGGCGTGGGTGCTGTCGAGCTTGTAATCGCCGACGCGCAGGTCCATGTCGAGCAGTCGCGTTTTCTTGTCGGTGGTGGAAGTGAGCGCGCCGAATGAAGAATCGACCTCAATCGTTCGGGTATCAGTGAGTTCGTAGGAGATGAAATAAGGTGGAACCTTTTCTTTCTTGAGGACGGAGTGGGACCGGTTCAACTCCTGCTTGAGGGATTGCATGACCGGATCGTTGTTGTTGGAGGTCTGCTGGGCAGAACCAAGGAGAGGAATCAACAAGAGAAGACAGAACCACAGACGAAATCGCACGCGGCCCTCCTGATGGCGTCGAACCAGCACCATTTATCCATAGCGGAATCGAGACCGCTAGTTACGTGGGTACTGGTCCCACCGTGTTTGTGGACCTCGGGGTCGATATCTGGTGCCATGCAGCATGACTGAAGGGGAAGGTGTTTCTACCGCGTCAAGCCCCGCGAGGGAGGCTGCAAGGCACGCCAGATCCCGGCAGAATAGGACGCGTGCCCTCGCGCGTCCTTGAACGGCACCCCCCCGGCCGCATTTGTTCGGAGTTCAGGCCCGGGTTGCTACTCCGTCTGGGCCGGTCGCATGCGCCGAAGGTCGATCCCCAGCTGCTCGCATTTCTTGTAGAGATGGCTGCGTTCCAGGCCGAGCGCCTTGGCGGTGTTGGTGATGTGAAAGTGGTTCCGCTTCAGCTCAGAGAGAATGATCTGCTTCTCGTAGACGTCGAGGCGGCTGGAGAGCGGCCCCGAGCCCAACGCTGCGGGCGCCTCGAGGCCGGTTGAGGAGGGAAGGGAACTGCGGACCAGCTCCGCATCCACCACCTGACCGCCGGCCAGCAACAGGAGCCTCTCGACCACATTACGCAGCTCGCGCACGTTTCCCGGCCAGCCGTATGCCTTCAGTGACTCCATGGCCTCGGGCGCGAACTGCGCCGCCTTCCATCCGTTCTGCTCGGCGACCTGGGCGGCGAAATGCTCGGCCAGCACCGGGATGTCGTCGAGGCGCTCGCGCAGCGGCGGAAGGCTGATGGGGAAGACGTAGATGCGGTGGTAGAGGTCCTGGCGAAACGCGCCTTTCTCGACCAGCGATTCGAGGCGGCGATGGGTGGCGACGATGACCCGCACGTCCACAGCGATGGGCCGGTCGCCCCCCACCCGCTCGATCTCGTTCTGCTCCAGGACGCGCAGCAGCTTGGCTTGCATGGGCGGGGGCATGTCGCCGATCTCGTCCAGGAACAGGGTGCCACGCTGCGCCTGCTCGAACTTGCCGATGTGGCGGGCCGCGGCGCCGGTGAACGAGCCCTTCTCGTGGCCGAACAGCTCGGACTCAACCAGTTCGCCGGGCACGGCGGCGCAGTTCAGGGTCACGAACTGCCCGTTCTTGCGGGCGCTACGCTCGTGCAAGGTGCGGGCCACGAGTTCCTTCCCGGTCCCGGTCTCGCCCAGGATGCAGACCCGGGTCTCGGTGGGCGCCACCCGCTCGATCTGGGCCATCACTTTCTTCATCGGCTCCGAAGCCCACACGATCTCATGCCTGCCCACGCGGGCCCGCAGCCGGGTGTTCTCTTCCTCCAGGCGCTTGAGCTTGACCACGTTCTCGATGGTGAGCAGCAGCTTCTCGGAGGAAAGCGGCTTTTCCAGGAAATCGATGGCGCCCAGGCGGGTCGCCTTCACCGCCATATCGATGTGCGCCTGCCCGGACATCATCACCACCGGGGTATCGATGCCCAGCCCGCGATACTCGTTGAGGAACGCCAGCCCATCCTTGTCGGGCATGACCACGTCGGAGAGGATCAGGTCGAAGGGCTGGGACTTCACCAGCTCGAGGGCGCGGTCGGCATTGTCGCAGACGGTGGCCTCGTGGCCCGCCAGGCGGAAGGCGCGCGACAGCGAGGCCAGGGTGTTGGGATCGTCGTCGATGATGAGCAGGTGCACCTTCGCGGCCTGCTGAGGAGCGGGACTAGGCATCGGCGCCTCGCGCCAGCACAGTTTCCGGCATCCGCGCAGGCAGTTCAATACGAAAGGTCGTGCCGCGCCCCGGCTCGCTTTCCACCGAGATCTTGCCGTGATGGTCGCTGACCACCGACTGCACGATGGCCAGCCCCAGCCCGGTGCCGTGCTGCTTGGTGGTGTAGTAGGGCGTGAACAGGCGGTCGCACTCCTCCTTGGTGAGGCCGGTGCCGGTGTCGCTGACCTCGATCTGCACGGCAGCGTCCTTCTGGCGGGTGCGGATGACCAGATTCCCCCCGGAAGGCATGGCATCCATCGCGTTCAGCACCAGGTTCTGCAGGGCGCGATGCAGGAGGTCGGGATCGGCGTCGATGGGCTGCAGCCCGGGGTCAAGATCGGTCTCGGAGCGGATGGGGGCGCCGCCGGCGCCGGCGGCGAGCCGAGCTTCGAAGACCTTGAGCGCGTTGCGCACCGCCTGGTTGACGTCCACGCGCTGGACCTGCGGCGCCGGCATCTTGGCGAAATCGCTGAAGCGGCCGATGATCGCCTTCAGGTTCGCCAGCTCCGCCAGCAAGGTGCGCGTGCTTTCCTGGAAGACTTCGTCGAACTGGCTCGGATCGCGCTCCCGGGCGCGCACCAGGTTCTCCACCGTGATCTGCAGCGGGAAGAGCGGGTTCTTGAGCTCGTGAGCCAGGCGGCGAGCCAGCTCTCTCCAGGCGGCCACGCGCTCGGCCTGCACCAGGCGGTCGCGCTGGTCGCTCAGATCACGGGTCATGCGATTGAAGGCCGCCGCCAGGTAGCCCAGCTCGTCCTTGGTGGTGGTGTAAACGCGGGCATCCAGATTGCCCTTGGCGACCTGGCGGGCGGCGTCGGCCAGCTCGTCCACCGGCTGCGTGACCCGCGCCGCCACCCAGCCGCTGAGCAGGATGCCAAGCAGGATGCCGGCGCACGCCACCAGCAGAGCCACCCATCCGATATGTCGTTCGATGGCGACCAGCTCCCGCCGCGAGCTGGCGAGGATGAAGACGCCGAGCACTTCGCCGTCGCGGCCGGCGAGGGGGATGGCATGCAACATCTCGTCCCCCGCCAGATCGCTTGTCGAGGGGACCATCTGCGACGACTCGCGGCGCTCGCGCAGCACTGCGGCGACGAGCGGCCCGAGCGCATCGGCCCCCGGGACCGGCCCGGCAGCGTCGGTCACAGCGGAGGGCACGAAGCGCGGGCCGGTGCTGCGATAGAGCATGGCGCGCACACCCTCCGGCAGGACGAGCGAGGCGAGGAAACTCTTGTCGAGGCGCTCGCCCCCGATCACATAGAGCTGAGAGCCGGCCACACGCACCGGACGGGCCGCGACCAGACCCAGGATGGCGCCGTCGGCGACGTCCTCGCGCCGGAGGAACGCCGGTTGCGTCGCAGCCTCGTCGAGCTGGTGCAGGACTTCCTTGTAACCGAACCGTGCCGGCCATTGTGCCGACGAGATGATGGCGCCATCCGAGGACACGAACTCCAGGAGATCGAGCTGCTGGGCGGTGGCGACGGCGCCGGCTTCATTGACATAGGGCGACGAGTCGGCATTCGGACGGGCCAGGTCGGCGGCCATGCGCAGGGTGGAGTCCCGTTCGGCGACGGCGGCGACCCGCCGGCTGACTTCCTGTCCGCGACGCGCGAATTCGTTGCGGAACTGGGTGGCCAGGGCCGCGGTCCGCTCCTGGTCGAGACGCTCGAACGACCGGCGCAGGGTCGCGGAGACGATGGCGCTCACCAGCGCCACCACGATCACGACACTGACGCTGAACATCAGCAGCAACTTGGCCCGGAAACTCACGGCTTCTCCAGCACCAGCGAGACGTTCTCCAACGGCCATCCGCCCTGGCGCGGCGCCACCCAGTTTCGCACCCGCGGCCCCAGCGCATGCACTTCGGGCACGTAGGCCAGCGGAACCACGACGAAGTCGCGCAGGAGCGCGCGTTCGGCGGAGTACAGAGACTCCGGAGAGGTCATGGCCACGATCTGCTGCGCCTGCTCCTTGTAGCCGAGGTCGGCGGCCATCGCCGCCAGGGCGACCGAAGCCCGCGCTGACGGCAATACCACCCGCACCAGCCTCATGTCGGCGTTCGCCGGCCGGTTCCCGAGGTTCTCCCCGAAGACTTGGACGGTCACGCCGGCATCGCGGGCATTCACCGCCACCCGCTCGGCGACCGACTTGGCCACCGTGTCTGACCAATCGTAGGCCAGGGTCAAGGCCTGCGCCGAAGAACCGGTGCGCTGCGGCTGAGGGGCCGCCTCGTTCCGGGCGGTCGGAAAGAGAAAGGCGTAGCCGCTGACCCACTGCGGCAGCAGGCTGGCGGCCGGCTCTCCTTGTTTTTGCAAGAGGATGCCGTGGAGCGAGGCGCGGTCGATGGCTGCGCTGACCGCCTCCCGCACTCGCTGGTCCTGCACCTTGGGCAAGAAGACGATGGCCAGCAGCTCGACGGGGGAGGAAGTCGCCAGGCGTTGTCCCTCCTGGGCCGCGCGGCGCGCCTGGTCTGCTGACACCTCGATGACGTCGGCACGATCGGCCTGCAGATCGATGCTCTGATCGCGGTAGCTGCGGGCGAAGGTGATCTCGATGGCATCGGCGTAAGGGCGGCCGGCCCACCAATCCTCGTTCGCGCGCAGCAGCAGCCGCTTGCCGGGTTGGAATTCGGCCACCCGGAAGGGCCCAGTCCCGATCAGCGCGCCCTCGATGCCGCGCCCCACGATGGAGTAGCGCGGGCGGGCCAGCTCGGCGAGCAGCTCCGGCATCGGCGACTCGCTTTCCACGACCACAGCATTCCCGGCGAGGCGGACCTTCCAGGCGCCATTGGCGGCGGCGAGCGACATCACGACCAGCCGCGGGTCCAGGCGGGAACCATTGTGCATCTTGACGCCTTCCCGCACCACAAACTCCCAGCGCCGGAAGTCCGCGTCGTGCCGCCACGAGGTGGCCAACGCGGGCTGGACCGTGCCGCTCTCGTCCAGCCGCACCAGGCCGTCGAACAGCAGGGAAGCGACCTTGCTGCGAAGCCCCGCATCTGCGGACAAGCCGCCCTCCTGCGCCGGATCGAGCGAACTGAGGGAGGCACTCGATTCCACGCGCAGCGTGCCGCCATAAGCGGGGCGGGTGGCCGCCTGCGCGGAAGCGCACAGCGCCAGGCTAATGGCCGCAAACGACAGTAAAGGTGAACGCTTCATATTGCTTCGTTCTCAGGTTCCGCGAAATGGCGGTGACGGCGGCGCCCTCGCCGCTTGTCCACAAGGAGAGCAAGGGACCGGCGAACTCGGCGGATGGTCCGGCCTCCTGCGGCTCGCCGGCCGCCATCCCGTAGGCCTGCACCGCATCGGGACGCGTGCTGTCGCCGGTGCGGGTGGTCAGCAGCAGCGAATCCTGCGCACAATCGCTGCGGATGCCGGCAAGGTCGCTACCCCATCCGGCCACGACACCTACGGTCTCTCCGCCGCCGCCGACCAGGCGGGTGCTCCCGTCCACCAGAGAGAACAGCCACACGGTGGCGGCGCTATCCCGGAGGGCGGCGGCAGAATAGAAAGGAGGCAGTTTGGCCAGGGCGCCAAACCCCGGGACGAGGGCGCCGGTGAAGTAGTGGCGGGACGAGTTGAAGACGGCGCGCTGCCCGTCCGCACTCGCGCCGAGCGGCCACGGATCGTCGCTCTCGATGCAGTTCGCCATCAGCTGTGGTTGGGTGTTTCCCTCACAGTGGGCGCCGGGAAGATGGGCGGTGAAGCTGCCATCGCGCTGCAACAGGAGCCGACCGCGGACGTCGCGCGGAAGTGGCTGGGAGTGGGCGATGCGGGCCGTGCTCTCTCTGGTCCAGCGGCCGGCGGCCAGCCGGTACAGGACCAGCCGGTCCGGTTCGAGCACTAACAGCAGCGAGCCGCCGGACAGATCGGCGGTGGCAAAGTCGAGCATCGGCTCGGGCTGACTCCACACCAGGCTTCTGCGGATGCTGACGCCGGTTCCGCCGCGTTGGGGCACTGCCGGTAAAGGCGTTTGCGTCATCACCACTTCCCAGGTATCACCGTGACCGATCTCGGCCACCCACAGGTATGCGACCGCGTTCTCCGACAGCGTGAGCCGCACCTCGTCCACCGCACGGTCCGCGCCTACCAATTGGACACCCCGGGTCCGCAGTTCGGTCTCGAGCGCGCGGCGTACCTGGGCGGCGTCGTTCTGAGTCAGGGAGGACAGGTTGCGCAAGCTCACCGTCACCGCGGAGCGGGCCTGGACCCGGGCGACGATCTTTTCCGCCAGCTCGCGCGCCGGCGCGGACCAGTCCTGGGCCGCGGCAGCAATACTGAGGAGGACCGGCAGAAGGGCCAGAAGGGCGCGCCGCGACAGAAAGGAGGACCGCATCCGTTGGATTTCGCCTGGAAGCGCCCGATTATAGCATTGAGATTTCATGGCTTTCGGTGAGGTGCCGGATGGCGCTGCCGAGGCAGCGCCATCCGGGTCCCGGCGGCCGGGCGGTCCGCTAGCGACGGCCCCGTAAGACCGCCGGCGGGCCTGGAGGATCGTCCTCCTGCTGGTTCTGGGGGACGTTGCGCGGTCCCTGCTCGTCCATTTCGTCGACTTTGGGCAGGGTGCCGCGGAGGACGTCGCTGGCAAAGAAGTACTTGCCATCGGCGGGCACCATCATGATCTGCAGCTTGTCCGACAGCCGCTCGGCGATGATCTTGTTGATGAGCAGCGGCTGTTCGCGCAGGGCGGCGGCTTCCAGCCGCATGCGCTCGCTGTCGGCTTGCGCGGTGACCCGGATGCGGCGCGCCTCCGCTTCCGACAGCAGATTGCGGCGCTCCACCTCGGCCTTGCTGTCGATGACCTTGGCCTGCGCCGCTGCCTCCGCGTTCTTCACCGTCGCCTCCTTGCGGGCCTCCGCCTCCAGGCGCGTCTGCTGGATCTGTTTCTCCTTGAGCGGCAGGGTGTACTGCATGGCGTCCGCCTCCGACTTGGCCTGCAGCACGCGGGTCTGTGCGTCGGCCTCGGCGCGTTTGATCTGCTGCACCTTCTGCGCCTCGGCCTGGAGCTCGGAGATGCGCACCTGT carries:
- a CDS encoding TldD/PmbA family protein, which codes for MRFRLWFCLLLLIPLLGSAQQTSNNNDPVMQSLKQELNRSHSVLKKEKVPPYFISYELTDTRTIEVDSSFGALTSTTDKKTRLLDMDLRVGDYKLDSTHAGGPWNFAAVRFGQVRTQLPIEDGADALRVALWLETDRQYKDAVQRFEAVKTSREMKVPDEDKSPDFSPAPAQNYSENVVTIIFDRAVWEEKARQYGRAFRKYPDVEDADVTASAETTTRRYINTDGAEIRTSMTLYKLSISASIKAEDGENLPLMRTFMSFTPEGLPSDDAVLRTVNEMVDMLLGLKKAPVAEAYTGPAILSSRASAVFFHEIFGHRIEGARLKDEDDAQTFKKKVNQQVLPTFLSVYSDPTVHRFGKTDLVGSYSYDDEGVKARRVAVVDKGIFKTFLMSRSPIEGFSESNGHGRRQQGYPVAARQSNLIVEASKTVSRAELKNMLIERVKKAKKPYGLFFDDIKGGFTYTSRAVPNSFSVMPTVVYRVYPDGREELVRGLDLIGTPLIAFSKIVAAD
- a CDS encoding sigma-54 dependent transcriptional regulator: MPSPAPQQAAKVHLLIIDDDPNTLASLSRAFRLAGHEATVCDNADRALELVKSQPFDLILSDVVMPDKDGLAFLNEYRGLGIDTPVVMMSGQAHIDMAVKATRLGAIDFLEKPLSSEKLLLTIENVVKLKRLEEENTRLRARVGRHEIVWASEPMKKVMAQIERVAPTETRVCILGETGTGKELVARTLHERSARKNGQFVTLNCAAVPGELVESELFGHEKGSFTGAAARHIGKFEQAQRGTLFLDEIGDMPPPMQAKLLRVLEQNEIERVGGDRPIAVDVRVIVATHRRLESLVEKGAFRQDLYHRIYVFPISLPPLRERLDDIPVLAEHFAAQVAEQNGWKAAQFAPEAMESLKAYGWPGNVRELRNVVERLLLLAGGQVVDAELVRSSLPSSTGLEAPAALGSGPLSSRLDVYEKQIILSELKRNHFHITNTAKALGLERSHLYKKCEQLGIDLRRMRPAQTE
- a CDS encoding ATP-binding protein translates to MSFRAKLLLMFSVSVVIVVALVSAIVSATLRRSFERLDQERTAALATQFRNEFARRGQEVSRRVAAVAERDSTLRMAADLARPNADSSPYVNEAGAVATAQQLDLLEFVSSDGAIISSAQWPARFGYKEVLHQLDEAATQPAFLRREDVADGAILGLVAARPVRVAGSQLYVIGGERLDKSFLASLVLPEGVRAMLYRSTGPRFVPSAVTDAAGPVPGADALGPLVAAVLRERRESSQMVPSTSDLAGDEMLHAIPLAGRDGEVLGVFILASSRRELVAIERHIGWVALLVACAGILLGILLSGWVAARVTQPVDELADAARQVAKGNLDARVYTTTKDELGYLAAAFNRMTRDLSDQRDRLVQAERVAAWRELARRLAHELKNPLFPLQITVENLVRARERDPSQFDEVFQESTRTLLAELANLKAIIGRFSDFAKMPAPQVQRVDVNQAVRNALKVFEARLAAGAGGAPIRSETDLDPGLQPIDADPDLLHRALQNLVLNAMDAMPSGGNLVIRTRQKDAAVQIEVSDTGTGLTKEECDRLFTPYYTTKQHGTGLGLAIVQSVVSDHHGKISVESEPGRGTTFRIELPARMPETVLARGADA
- a CDS encoding ABC transporter substrate-binding protein — its product is MKRSPLLSFAAISLALCASAQAATRPAYGGTLRVESSASLSSLDPAQEGGLSADAGLRSKVASLLFDGLVRLDESGTVQPALATSWRHDADFRRWEFVVREGVKMHNGSRLDPRLVVMSLAAANGAWKVRLAGNAVVVESESPMPELLAELARPRYSIVGRGIEGALIGTGPFRVAEFQPGKRLLLRANEDWWAGRPYADAIEITFARSYRDQSIDLQADRADVIEVSADQARRAAQEGQRLATSSPVELLAIVFLPKVQDQRVREAVSAAIDRASLHGILLQKQGEPAASLLPQWVSGYAFLFPTARNEAAPQPQRTGSSAQALTLAYDWSDTVAKSVAERVAVNARDAGVTVQVFGENLGNRPANADMRLVRVVLPSARASVALAAMAADLGYKEQAQQIVAMTSPESLYSAERALLRDFVVVPLAYVPEVHALGPRVRNWVAPRQGGWPLENVSLVLEKP